In Thauera sp. JM12B12, one DNA window encodes the following:
- the hemN gene encoding oxygen-independent coproporphyrinogen III oxidase, protein MKSQNELIFDPQLIRRFDINGPRYTSYPTADRFVEAFNAEALKSWLAKRAVGGVSKPLSLYFHIPFCNTICYYCACNKIITKDHGRSAKYLKYLAKEIAMQAACLEGSRQVTQLHLGGGTPTFLSHDEMRELMASVREHFTLVPNGEYSIEVDPRKVDFDTVKLLADLGFNRMSVGVQDFAEDVQAAVNRIQSYDETKLVIDAARATGFKSVSMDLIYGLPKQNVISFNRTLEQVLAISPDRISLYSYAHLPGLFKPQRRINSGDMPTADTKLQLLQLGIRRLTEAGYVYIGMDHFAKPDDELTVAQRQGRLHRNFQGYSTQAECDLLAFGVSAIGKIGPVYAQNVKTLDEYYDALDRDELPVLRGIELTADDLLRRAIIQALMCHFELSMQSIEIAHLINFREYFAEELADLAEMEKAGLVKIEGDWISVQPGGRLLVRGIAMVFDRYLRADRERQRYSRVI, encoded by the coding sequence ATGAAAAGCCAGAACGAACTCATCTTCGATCCGCAACTCATCCGTAGATTCGACATCAACGGACCGCGGTACACTTCCTATCCGACGGCGGATCGCTTCGTCGAGGCCTTCAATGCCGAGGCGCTGAAGTCCTGGCTCGCCAAACGAGCCGTGGGCGGCGTAAGCAAACCGCTCTCATTATACTTCCACATCCCGTTCTGCAACACGATCTGCTACTACTGCGCCTGCAACAAGATCATCACCAAGGATCATGGGCGCTCCGCCAAGTACCTGAAATATCTGGCGAAAGAGATTGCGATGCAAGCGGCTTGCCTGGAGGGAAGCCGCCAGGTCACGCAGTTGCATCTCGGCGGCGGGACGCCGACCTTCCTGTCGCACGACGAGATGCGCGAGCTGATGGCCTCGGTGCGCGAGCACTTCACGCTGGTCCCCAACGGCGAGTATTCGATCGAGGTCGATCCGCGCAAGGTCGATTTCGACACCGTCAAGCTGCTCGCCGATCTCGGCTTCAACCGCATGAGCGTGGGCGTGCAGGACTTTGCCGAGGACGTGCAGGCGGCGGTCAATCGCATCCAGAGCTACGACGAGACCAAGCTCGTCATCGATGCGGCGCGCGCGACCGGCTTCAAGTCGGTGAGCATGGACCTGATCTACGGCCTGCCCAAGCAGAACGTGATCAGCTTCAACCGCACGCTGGAGCAGGTGCTCGCGATCTCGCCCGATCGCATCTCGCTCTACAGCTACGCGCACCTGCCCGGCCTCTTCAAGCCCCAGCGCCGCATCAACAGCGGCGACATGCCCACCGCCGACACCAAGCTGCAGCTGCTGCAGCTCGGCATCCGCCGCCTCACCGAGGCCGGCTACGTCTACATCGGCATGGACCATTTCGCCAAGCCCGACGACGAGCTCACCGTCGCCCAGCGCCAGGGTCGGCTGCATCGCAACTTCCAGGGCTACTCCACCCAGGCCGAGTGCGACCTGCTCGCCTTCGGCGTGTCGGCGATCGGCAAGATCGGGCCGGTGTATGCGCAGAACGTGAAGACCCTGGACGAGTACTACGATGCGCTCGACCGCGACGAGCTGCCGGTGCTGCGCGGCATCGAGCTCACCGCCGACGACCTGTTGCGGCGCGCGATCATCCAGGCGCTGATGTGCCACTTCGAGCTGTCGATGCAGTCGATCGAGATCGCCCACCTGATCAACTTCCGCGAATACTTTGCGGAAGAGCTTGCCGACCTCGCGGAGATGGAGAAGGCGGGGCTGGTGAAGATCGAAGGCGACTGGATCAGCGTGCAGCCCGGCGGCCGCCTGCTCGTGCGCGGCATCGCGATGGTGTTCGACCGCTATCTGCGCGCCGACCGCGAGCGCCAGCGCTACTCGCGCGTGATCTGA
- the fnr gene encoding fumarate/nitrate reduction transcriptional regulator Fnr, translating into MRATVPITVNGLKTACSQCNLVELCLPFGMSDSELSRLDELVGARRKVKRQQNLYRAGDPFEAIYAIRAGSFKTDVLLEDGREQVTGFQMTGEILGLDGISTEAHSCNAVALEDSEVCVIAYDKLEQLSHEIDGLQLQFHKVMSREIVRDHGVMMLLGSMRAEERLAAFLLNMSQRFNARGFSSQEFNLRMTREEIGSYLGLKLETVSRAFSRFQEDGLISVQQKHVLLLDPAGLKRLIQHQQGVR; encoded by the coding sequence ATGAGGGCAACCGTGCCAATTACCGTGAACGGGTTGAAGACTGCCTGTTCGCAGTGCAACCTGGTCGAGCTTTGCCTGCCCTTCGGCATGTCCGACAGCGAGTTGAGCCGTCTCGACGAGCTCGTGGGCGCGCGGCGCAAGGTCAAGCGCCAGCAGAACCTCTACCGGGCAGGCGACCCCTTCGAGGCGATCTACGCGATCCGTGCGGGCTCGTTCAAGACCGACGTGCTGCTGGAGGACGGCCGGGAGCAGGTCACCGGCTTCCAGATGACCGGCGAGATCCTCGGCCTCGACGGCATCAGCACCGAGGCCCACAGCTGCAATGCCGTCGCCCTCGAAGACAGCGAGGTGTGCGTGATCGCATACGACAAGCTCGAGCAGCTCTCGCACGAGATCGACGGACTGCAGCTCCAGTTCCACAAGGTCATGAGCCGCGAGATCGTGCGCGACCACGGCGTGATGATGCTGCTCGGCTCGATGCGCGCCGAGGAGCGCCTGGCCGCCTTCCTGCTCAACATGTCGCAGCGCTTCAACGCGCGCGGCTTCTCGTCGCAGGAGTTCAACCTGCGCATGACGCGCGAGGAGATCGGCTCCTATCTCGGGCTCAAGCTCGAGACCGTGTCGCGCGCGTTCTCGCGCTTCCAGGAAGACGGGCTCATCTCGGTTCAGCAGAAGCACGTGCTGCTGCTCGACCCTGCCGGACTGAAGAGGCTGATCCAGCACCAGCAGGGCGTGCGCTGA
- a CDS encoding SirB2 family protein, with protein MYYAIKHLHVTCVALSAAGFLLRGLWMMTGSPLLQHRLTRVLPHVIDSLLLLSAITLAVMIQQYPFAAGWVTAKVLGLLAYILLGTLALKRGRTMGMRITAFTAALLVYAWIVSVAFTKQVAGFLA; from the coding sequence ATGTATTACGCGATCAAGCACCTTCACGTCACCTGCGTCGCCCTCAGTGCGGCAGGCTTCCTGCTGCGCGGCTTGTGGATGATGACCGGCAGCCCGCTGCTGCAGCACCGCCTGACCCGGGTGCTGCCGCACGTCATCGACAGCCTGCTGCTGCTGTCTGCGATCACGCTCGCCGTGATGATCCAGCAGTACCCGTTTGCGGCCGGCTGGGTCACCGCAAAGGTTCTCGGTCTGCTTGCCTACATCCTGCTCGGTACCCTCGCCCTCAAGCGCGGGCGCACCATGGGCATGCGCATCACCGCCTTCACCGCGGCGCTGCTCGTCTATGCGTGGATCGTCTCGGTGGCCTTCACCAAGCAGGTCGCCGGCTTCCTGGCCTGA
- a CDS encoding Crp/Fnr family transcriptional regulator: MPPHAQLDIPSLLKRIPLFSELSDADIQRVTRYTRDRHVARGEVLFQRGDQPHGFYFVVSGQVKLAFSSPQGTEKVVEIVGPMQSFGEAVMFMNHPYPVFAEALSETVLVHVGQAVVSELIDQDSTFAHKLLAGMAIRLHGLIQDVETYSLRSSTQRVIGYLLQVADSDTPCEIALPTSKQVIASRLNLTPETLSRIFHDLSEAGLISVAGKRITLRDPARLSRYNA, encoded by the coding sequence ATGCCCCCCCACGCCCAGCTCGACATTCCGTCCCTGCTCAAGCGCATTCCGCTCTTCAGCGAGCTTTCGGACGCCGACATCCAGCGCGTCACCCGCTACACCCGCGACCGTCACGTCGCGCGCGGCGAGGTCTTGTTCCAGCGCGGAGACCAGCCGCACGGCTTTTACTTCGTCGTCTCCGGACAGGTCAAGCTCGCGTTCTCCTCGCCTCAGGGCACGGAGAAGGTCGTCGAGATCGTCGGTCCGATGCAGAGCTTCGGTGAGGCGGTGATGTTCATGAACCATCCCTACCCGGTGTTTGCCGAGGCACTCAGCGAGACCGTCCTCGTTCACGTCGGCCAGGCGGTGGTGAGCGAGCTCATCGATCAGGACTCCACCTTCGCCCATAAGTTGCTCGCCGGCATGGCGATCCGCCTCCATGGTCTGATCCAGGACGTCGAGACCTACTCCCTGCGCTCGAGCACCCAGCGCGTGATCGGCTACCTGCTGCAGGTGGCCGACAGCGACACGCCGTGCGAGATTGCCCTGCCCACCAGCAAGCAGGTGATCGCCTCGCGCCTCAACCTGACGCCCGAGACCCTGTCACGGATCTTTCACGACCTCAGCGAGGCCGGCCTCATCAGCGTGGCGGGCAAACGCATCACCTTGCGCGATCCCGCGCGGTTGTCGCGCTACAACGCTTGA
- a CDS encoding MBL fold metallo-hydrolase has protein sequence MKLTFLGAAGEVTGSCLRVDHERGSFLVDCGLFQGGREAHRKNREALSFELRDIAFVLLTHAHLDHTGLVPRLVALGYKGRIFATAATVDLLGVMLMDSAHIQEKEAEWALRSRRARRAGRAGELAPLYTVEQARASLGRLRHAAFDEMIAPGAGVHCRFRNAGHILGSSIIEIDVEERGHTRRLVVSGDLGQPMRPVLQDPVPIPEADYLCVESTYGNRAHRSFAETCDELAEVLRRTLEVQGGNVIIPAFAVGRTQELLFVLADLVRAGRIARLDVVVDSPMALAVTELTVRHDDLWDDETRELFAWSRQHADRFNLRFVQDVEESMALNSVRGGLVIISASGMCDAGRIKHHLRHNIGRRECAIVIAGFQAAGTLGRRLVDGARQVTLFGERIPVRARIHTIGGLSAHADQPAILSWLRGFRRPPRRTFVVHGEPTAAAALAGCIERDLGWRGVEVAAPGVSSVLS, from the coding sequence ATGAAGCTGACTTTTTTGGGTGCGGCGGGTGAGGTCACCGGCTCCTGTCTGCGAGTCGATCACGAGCGCGGCAGTTTCCTCGTGGACTGCGGGCTGTTCCAGGGCGGGCGGGAGGCCCACCGCAAGAATCGCGAAGCCCTGAGTTTCGAGCTACGCGACATCGCCTTCGTTCTCCTGACGCATGCGCACCTCGATCACACCGGGCTCGTGCCGAGGCTGGTGGCGCTCGGCTACAAGGGGCGGATCTTCGCCACCGCGGCGACCGTCGATCTGCTCGGCGTGATGCTGATGGATTCCGCGCACATCCAGGAGAAGGAAGCCGAGTGGGCGTTGCGTAGCCGGCGCGCGCGCAGGGCGGGCCGCGCCGGCGAGCTCGCGCCGCTGTATACGGTCGAGCAGGCACGCGCCAGCCTTGGACGGCTGCGCCACGCCGCCTTCGACGAGATGATTGCGCCTGGTGCCGGCGTACATTGCCGATTTCGCAACGCAGGCCACATCCTCGGCTCCTCGATCATCGAGATCGACGTCGAGGAGCGGGGGCATACCCGTCGCCTGGTCGTGTCCGGTGACCTTGGGCAGCCGATGCGCCCGGTCCTTCAGGATCCCGTGCCCATCCCCGAGGCCGATTATCTTTGCGTGGAATCGACCTACGGCAACCGAGCGCACCGCTCCTTCGCCGAGACCTGTGACGAGCTGGCCGAGGTGTTGCGGCGCACGCTCGAGGTGCAGGGGGGCAACGTGATCATCCCCGCGTTCGCAGTCGGGCGGACGCAGGAGCTGCTTTTCGTGCTCGCGGACCTGGTGCGGGCAGGGCGCATCGCTCGGCTCGACGTCGTGGTCGACTCGCCCATGGCGCTGGCAGTCACCGAACTCACGGTTCGCCATGACGACCTGTGGGACGACGAGACGCGCGAACTGTTTGCCTGGAGCCGGCAGCACGCCGACCGCTTCAATCTCCGCTTCGTCCAGGATGTCGAGGAGTCGATGGCGCTCAACAGCGTGCGCGGGGGACTGGTGATCATCTCGGCAAGCGGGATGTGCGATGCCGGGCGGATCAAGCACCACCTTCGCCACAACATCGGCCGGCGCGAGTGCGCGATCGTGATCGCGGGTTTCCAGGCGGCGGGCACGCTCGGTCGGCGCCTGGTGGACGGCGCCCGTCAGGTGACCCTGTTCGGCGAGCGCATTCCGGTGCGCGCGCGCATTCACACCATCGGCGGCTTGTCCGCGCATGCGGATCAGCCGGCGATCCTCAGCTGGCTGCGCGGTTTCCGCCGACCGCCCCGGCGTACCTTCGTGGTGCATGGCGAGCCGACCGCGGCCGCTGCCCTAGCCGGGTGCATCGAGCGCGATCTCGGCTGGCGCGGCGTCGAGGTCGCCGCGCCAGGCGTGTCTTCTGTCCTGTCCTGA
- a CDS encoding universal stress protein has protein sequence MFKHILVPTDGSALSESTVARAVSFAKEAGARITFFYAQPDFPMPIYGEGALIDPTTPEQFSKSAAAEAEAILAKARGAAEAAGVASDSDTTVNEVPYEAIIDAADRHGCDLIFMASHGRRGIAGLLLGSETQKVLTHSKTPVLVYR, from the coding sequence ATGTTCAAGCACATTCTGGTTCCGACCGACGGGTCGGCACTGTCCGAAAGCACCGTTGCACGGGCAGTTTCCTTCGCCAAGGAAGCCGGGGCACGCATCACTTTCTTCTACGCCCAGCCCGACTTTCCGATGCCGATCTATGGCGAGGGCGCGCTCATCGATCCGACCACGCCCGAACAGTTCTCCAAGTCGGCGGCGGCCGAAGCGGAAGCAATCCTTGCCAAGGCAAGAGGCGCGGCCGAGGCGGCCGGAGTCGCATCGGACAGCGACACCACGGTGAACGAGGTGCCTTACGAGGCGATCATCGACGCCGCAGACCGTCACGGCTGCGATCTCATCTTCATGGCTTCGCATGGCCGCCGCGGCATCGCCGGCCTTCTGCTCGGCAGCGAGACACAGAAGGTGCTCACGCACAGCAAGACGCCGGTTCTGGTCTACCGCTGA
- a CDS encoding DUF3149 domain-containing protein → MAWELLLTSDIGLLSLFTIVFILVMAAYLYRFARRHIAEDERKAGMSGQG, encoded by the coding sequence ATGGCCTGGGAACTGTTGTTGACCAGTGATATCGGGCTGCTCAGCCTGTTCACGATCGTCTTCATCCTCGTTATGGCGGCGTATCTTTACCGCTTCGCGCGCCGTCATATCGCCGAGGATGAGCGGAAGGCGGGAATGAGCGGCCAGGGTTGA
- a CDS encoding FixH family protein: protein MRSTLSEKSREPWYRQGWPWFLIAFPATAVVGGIITMVIAINTFDGMVVDDYYKEGRAIVQTIGRVEHARELGLRAALKVRSESLRIELSAAEGKSLPESIRLTVAHPTRGGLDQELLVAGAGGVYETPLAPLSTGRWLFVIEDEARSWRMDGSAFLPAEMEITIDPNV from the coding sequence ATGCGCTCGACCCTCAGCGAGAAGTCCCGCGAGCCCTGGTACCGCCAGGGCTGGCCCTGGTTCCTGATTGCCTTCCCCGCGACCGCGGTCGTGGGTGGCATCATCACCATGGTGATTGCCATCAACACCTTCGACGGCATGGTGGTGGACGATTACTACAAGGAGGGTCGGGCGATCGTGCAGACGATCGGACGCGTCGAGCACGCGCGTGAGCTGGGTCTGCGCGCGGCGCTCAAGGTGCGCAGCGAGTCCCTGCGCATCGAGCTTTCGGCCGCCGAGGGCAAGAGCCTGCCCGAAAGCATCCGCCTGACGGTGGCCCACCCCACCCGCGGCGGGCTGGACCAGGAACTGCTCGTCGCCGGGGCTGGCGGCGTGTATGAAACCCCGCTGGCGCCCCTGAGTACCGGGCGCTGGCTGTTTGTCATAGAAGACGAGGCCCGCAGCTGGCGCATGGACGGGTCCGCATTCCTCCCCGCAGAGATGGAGATCACGATTGATCCGAATGTCTGA
- the ccoG gene encoding cytochrome c oxidase accessory protein CcoG — protein MNSPSPSPQKPANKPQDSSTLDTLYAARKKLYVRAVTGVFANWRWILVWLTQILYYGLPWLTWNDRQAVLFHLTERKFYIFGWVFWPQDVFFLALLLIISAYALFFFTAIAGRLWCGYACPQTVYTEIFMWIEQKIEGDHMRRQKLDQAPMSAEKALRRGGKYLAWIVVALWTGFTFVAYFSPLDELLASFNGLTFGPWETFWILFYAGFTYLFAGVLREQVCKYMCPYARFQAVMFDPDTLVITYDEERGEPRGTRKKGIDPRTVSKGDCIDCGICVQVCPTGIDIRDGLQYECIGCAACIDACDQVMDKMNYPRGLIRYSTENAMKRHWGSKEILGHVFRPRTLVYGAVLVLICVGFVWGLAAREPLRVDVIRDRSSLGREVEGGLIENVYQLQVMNMTEAPRAFRLEVSGLPGVRIGGEQRVEVASAATQTVTLQVLVPYDSGQPGANNIAFQVTAEDDAALTLKEETTFLIPR, from the coding sequence ATGAACAGCCCATCCCCTTCGCCGCAGAAACCGGCGAACAAGCCCCAAGACTCCTCCACCCTGGACACGCTCTACGCCGCACGCAAGAAGCTGTACGTCCGTGCCGTGACCGGCGTATTCGCCAACTGGCGATGGATCCTGGTGTGGCTCACCCAGATCCTCTACTACGGCCTCCCCTGGCTGACCTGGAACGACCGTCAGGCGGTGCTGTTCCATCTCACTGAACGCAAGTTCTACATCTTTGGCTGGGTCTTCTGGCCACAGGACGTGTTCTTCCTCGCGCTGCTGCTGATCATCTCGGCGTACGCGTTGTTCTTCTTCACCGCGATCGCGGGTCGGCTCTGGTGCGGTTACGCCTGTCCTCAGACGGTGTATACCGAGATCTTCATGTGGATCGAGCAGAAGATCGAAGGTGACCACATGCGCCGCCAGAAGCTCGATCAGGCACCAATGAGTGCCGAGAAGGCGCTGCGTCGTGGTGGCAAGTATCTGGCGTGGATCGTGGTCGCGTTGTGGACCGGCTTCACCTTCGTTGCCTACTTCTCGCCGCTCGACGAACTGCTCGCCTCCTTCAACGGGCTCACCTTCGGGCCTTGGGAAACCTTCTGGATCCTCTTCTACGCGGGCTTCACCTACCTGTTCGCCGGCGTCCTGCGCGAGCAGGTGTGCAAGTACATGTGCCCCTACGCACGCTTTCAGGCGGTGATGTTCGATCCCGATACCCTCGTCATCACCTACGACGAGGAGCGCGGCGAACCCCGCGGTACGCGCAAGAAGGGCATCGATCCGCGTACGGTGAGCAAGGGTGACTGCATCGACTGCGGCATCTGTGTTCAGGTTTGTCCGACCGGGATCGACATTCGTGACGGTCTGCAGTACGAATGCATCGGCTGCGCCGCATGCATCGACGCTTGCGACCAGGTCATGGACAAGATGAACTACCCGCGCGGCCTGATCCGTTACTCGACCGAGAACGCGATGAAGCGGCACTGGGGCAGCAAGGAGATCCTGGGGCACGTGTTCCGTCCGCGGACGCTGGTCTATGGCGCGGTCCTGGTCCTGATCTGCGTCGGATTCGTATGGGGGCTGGCGGCGCGCGAGCCGCTGCGCGTGGATGTCATCCGCGACCGCTCCTCGCTCGGTCGCGAGGTCGAGGGCGGGCTGATCGAGAACGTCTACCAGCTTCAGGTCATGAACATGACCGAGGCGCCGCGCGCCTTCCGACTCGAGGTGTCGGGTCTGCCCGGGGTGCGCATCGGCGGCGAACAGCGAGTCGAGGTCGCCTCGGCCGCGACCCAGACGGTGACCCTGCAGGTGCTGGTGCCCTACGACTCGGGGCAGCCTGGTGCCAACAATATCGCCTTCCAGGTGACCGCCGAGGATGACGCGGCGCTCACCCTGAAGGAAGAAACCACCTTCCTGATACCACGATGA
- the ccoP gene encoding cytochrome-c oxidase, cbb3-type subunit III: protein MADFISGFWNMYVMVLVALSILFCVFVLVSNMTKREKGPVELHGHVWDETLAEYNNPLPRWWMYLFWITIFFGIAYLAIYPGFGSLNQGRGQWAQYEAEMKAGEERFGPVFAKYRDMDVMAVAADPEAVAMGQRMFLTYCQQCHGAAAQGAKSFPNLTDSEWLWGGAPENIKETITNGRNGIMPPFGPALGADGVKDVANYVRSLNGLAHDSVRAQRGKEGFESNCVACHGADAKGNPMLGAPNLTDNNWLYGSSEATITETITHGRNNKMPAFGEFLGEDKVHILAAYVLSLSKK from the coding sequence ATGGCTGACTTTATCAGCGGTTTCTGGAACATGTATGTGATGGTCCTCGTGGCCCTCTCCATCCTGTTCTGTGTGTTCGTGCTGGTGTCGAACATGACCAAGCGCGAGAAGGGGCCGGTCGAGCTGCACGGCCACGTGTGGGACGAGACGCTCGCCGAGTACAACAACCCGCTGCCGCGTTGGTGGATGTATCTGTTCTGGATCACCATCTTCTTCGGCATCGCCTACCTTGCGATCTATCCCGGTTTTGGCAGCCTCAACCAGGGTCGCGGCCAATGGGCGCAGTACGAGGCCGAGATGAAGGCCGGCGAGGAGCGCTTCGGTCCGGTGTTCGCCAAGTACCGTGACATGGACGTGATGGCCGTCGCAGCGGACCCCGAGGCGGTGGCGATGGGGCAGCGCATGTTCCTCACCTACTGCCAGCAGTGCCACGGTGCGGCCGCGCAGGGTGCGAAGAGCTTCCCGAACCTCACGGACAGCGAGTGGCTGTGGGGTGGGGCTCCGGAGAACATCAAGGAAACCATCACCAACGGCCGCAATGGCATCATGCCGCCGTTCGGCCCCGCGCTCGGCGCCGACGGCGTGAAGGACGTCGCCAACTACGTCCGCTCGCTCAACGGTCTTGCACATGACTCCGTGCGTGCGCAGCGCGGCAAGGAGGGCTTCGAGTCCAACTGCGTCGCCTGCCACGGCGCCGATGCGAAGGGCAATCCGATGCTGGGCGCGCCCAATCTTACCGACAACAACTGGCTGTACGGTTCGTCGGAGGCCACCATCACCGAGACCATCACGCACGGTCGCAACAACAAGATGCCCGCGTTCGGCGAGTTCCTCGGCGAGGACAAGGTCCATATCCTTGCAGCCTATGTCCTGAGCCTGAGCAAGAAGTAA
- a CDS encoding cbb3-type cytochrome c oxidase subunit 3: MDINDFRSLITVLGLVCFLAICAWAYSKHAKAGFDEAARLPLSDDDLPTQGGRQDLEGKTNG, encoded by the coding sequence GTGGATATCAACGACTTTCGGAGCCTGATCACGGTGCTCGGCCTGGTGTGCTTCCTGGCCATCTGCGCCTGGGCGTACAGCAAGCATGCGAAGGCCGGTTTCGACGAAGCGGCGCGTCTGCCTCTGAGCGATGATGACCTGCCGACCCAGGGCGGTCGGCAAGACCTTGAGGGAAAAACAAATGGCTGA
- the ccoO gene encoding cytochrome-c oxidase, cbb3-type subunit II, producing the protein MAQSKHEKVERNVFLMIVLTLLTVSVGGLVEIVPLFFQHSTTSPIDGKGNTLDVKPYDPVRLVGRDIYVREGCYNCHSQMIRPFRAETERYGHYSVAGEFIYDHPFQWGSKRTGPDLARVGGRYSDEWQRVHLLNPRDVVPESNMPAFPWLDRPVKADDIQDKMRALNKVGLHKYSEEEIAAAPAALEGKTELDAIVAYLQGLGTAISNFR; encoded by the coding sequence ATGGCTCAATCGAAACACGAAAAAGTCGAACGCAACGTATTCCTCATGATCGTGCTCACGCTGCTTACCGTGAGCGTGGGCGGTCTGGTGGAAATCGTGCCGCTGTTCTTCCAGCACTCGACCACCTCGCCGATCGACGGCAAGGGCAATACGCTCGACGTCAAGCCCTACGACCCGGTGCGTCTGGTTGGTCGTGACATCTACGTCCGCGAGGGCTGCTACAACTGCCATTCGCAGATGATCCGTCCGTTCCGTGCCGAGACCGAGCGCTACGGTCATTACTCGGTGGCGGGCGAGTTCATCTACGACCACCCCTTCCAGTGGGGCTCGAAGCGTACCGGTCCCGACCTGGCGCGTGTGGGAGGCCGCTACTCGGACGAGTGGCAGCGCGTGCACCTGCTCAATCCGCGTGACGTGGTGCCGGAGTCGAACATGCCGGCATTCCCGTGGCTCGATCGTCCGGTCAAGGCCGACGACATCCAGGACAAGATGCGTGCGCTCAACAAGGTCGGCCTGCACAAGTACAGCGAGGAAGAGATCGCTGCCGCGCCGGCCGCGCTCGAGGGCAAGACCGAGCTGGACGCCATCGTGGCCTATCTCCAGGGCCTCGGTACGGCGATTTCGAACTTCCGGTAA
- the ccoN gene encoding cytochrome-c oxidase, cbb3-type subunit I, with the protein MQSQATYNYKVVRQFAIMTVVWGIVGMLVGVIAAAQLVWPELNVHEFLHFGRLRPLHTNAVIFAFGGCALFATSYYVVQRTCHTRLFAPGLAAFTFWGWQLVIVLAAITLPLGYTSSKEYAELEWPIDILIAIVWVSYAVVFFGTIAKRKVSHIYVANWFFGAFILTVALLHIVNSAAIPVSLTSMKSYSAYAGVQDAMIQWWYGHNAVGFFLTAGFLGMMYYFVPKQADRPVYSYRLSVVHFWALIFTYMWAGPHHLHYTALPDWTQSVGMVFSLILLAPSWGGMINGVLTLSGAWHKLRTDPILKFLITSLSFYGMSTFEGPMMSIKTVNALSHYTDWTVGHVHSGALGWVAMISIGSVYFLLPRLYGRTEMYSVKLINAHFWIATIGIVLYIASMWISGVMQGLMWRATNPDGTLTYSFVESVKASYPFWTIRFIGGALFLTGMFIMFYNMLKTIAGQKAYDAPVLAPAAAHA; encoded by the coding sequence ATGCAATCGCAAGCGACTTATAACTATAAAGTCGTGCGGCAGTTCGCCATCATGACGGTGGTGTGGGGCATTGTGGGCATGCTGGTCGGCGTGATCGCCGCAGCACAGCTCGTATGGCCGGAACTGAACGTGCACGAATTCCTGCATTTCGGCAGGCTCCGTCCGCTGCACACCAACGCCGTGATCTTCGCGTTCGGTGGCTGCGCGCTGTTCGCGACCTCGTATTACGTCGTGCAGCGCACCTGTCACACTCGGCTGTTCGCCCCCGGCCTCGCGGCCTTCACGTTCTGGGGCTGGCAACTGGTCATCGTGCTGGCGGCGATCACGCTGCCGCTGGGCTACACCTCCTCCAAGGAGTACGCCGAGCTCGAGTGGCCGATCGACATCCTGATTGCGATCGTGTGGGTCTCCTACGCCGTCGTCTTCTTCGGCACGATCGCCAAGCGCAAGGTCTCGCACATCTACGTCGCGAACTGGTTCTTCGGCGCCTTCATCCTCACCGTGGCGCTGCTTCACATCGTCAACAGCGCAGCCATTCCGGTCTCGCTGACCTCGATGAAGTCCTACTCCGCCTATGCCGGCGTGCAGGACGCGATGATCCAGTGGTGGTACGGCCACAATGCGGTGGGCTTCTTCCTGACCGCCGGCTTCCTCGGGATGATGTACTACTTCGTGCCCAAGCAGGCCGACCGCCCGGTCTATTCCTACCGGCTGTCGGTGGTGCACTTCTGGGCGCTGATCTTCACCTACATGTGGGCGGGCCCGCACCATCTGCACTACACCGCGCTGCCCGACTGGACGCAGTCCGTCGGCATGGTGTTCTCGCTGATCCTGCTCGCGCCGTCCTGGGGTGGCATGATCAACGGCGTGCTGACCCTGTCGGGTGCGTGGCATAAGCTGCGTACCGACCCGATCCTCAAGTTCCTGATCACCTCCCTGTCCTTCTACGGCATGTCGACCTTCGAAGGTCCGATGATGTCGATCAAGACGGTCAATGCGCTGTCGCACTACACCGACTGGACGGTCGGTCACGTGCACTCGGGCGCGCTGGGCTGGGTGGCAATGATCTCGATCGGCTCGGTCTACTTCCTGCTGCCGCGCCTCTATGGCCGGACCGAGATGTACAGCGTCAAGCTGATCAACGCCCACTTCTGGATCGCCACCATCGGCATCGTGCTCTACATCGCCTCGATGTGGATTTCCGGCGTGATGCAGGGCCTGATGTGGCGCGCCACCAACCCGGACGGCACCCTGACCTACTCCTTCGTCGAGAGCGTCAAGGCCAGCTATCCGTTCTGGACCATCCGCTTCATCGGCGGCGCGCTGTTCCTGACCGGCATGTTCATCATGTTCTACAACATGCTGAAGACCATCGCCGGCCAGAAGGCCTACGACGCCCCGGTGCTCGCGCCTGCGGCTGCCCACGCCTGA